One Hymenobacter aerilatus genomic region harbors:
- a CDS encoding cupredoxin domain-containing protein — MDTPAILVTVGGLALAGFVLWYFFFSARQTASAVSSSGGVQEVAITVKGGYSPDVIEVERGKPVQLSFYRDEENSCSEELLMPDFSIRRDLPAFKTTLVELLPKEAGTFTFTCGMGMLRGSLVVK; from the coding sequence ATGGATACGCCCGCCATTTTGGTAACCGTCGGCGGCCTGGCCCTCGCCGGGTTTGTGCTGTGGTACTTCTTTTTCTCGGCCCGCCAGACGGCCAGCGCCGTGTCTTCCTCGGGTGGCGTGCAGGAGGTAGCCATCACCGTGAAGGGCGGCTACTCGCCCGACGTGATTGAGGTGGAGCGCGGCAAGCCCGTGCAGTTGAGCTTCTACCGCGACGAGGAAAACAGCTGCTCCGAGGAGCTGCTGATGCCGGATTTCAGCATTCGCCGCGACCTGCCCGCTTTCAAAACCACGCTGGTGGAGCTGCTGCCCAAAGAAGCCGGGACATTTACCTTCACCTGCGGCATGGGCATGCTGCGGGGTAGCTTAGTGGTGAAATAA
- a CDS encoding heavy metal translocating P-type ATPase, producing MEPATKTETLDIEGMTCASCASFVEKSLSRTPGVQRAMVNFATEKATVDYVPTQASPATLKEAVINAGYGVVERAPDTSAAERSAEIDCQKALAYQKLKRRFWVAVGLAVIIMPLSMLMLWPAMMARVNMQWLNYSLLLLTLPVLLYSGREFYVSAWNGFKHRAANMDTLIAVGTGAAFLYSLAATVVPGFFTSRGLMPEVYYDTTATIIALILLGKVLELRAKTQTSAAMRSLIGLQAKTACVVRPDGAEVDVPIEQVQLGDLVVVRPGEKVATDGLITEGSSALDEAMLTGESLPVQKQVGDPVFGATLNKTGSFRFRVTKVGADTMLSQIVKLVEDAQGSRAPIQRLADKVSAIFVPTVVVIAILTFVIWFDLAPAGTRLPLALVNFVAVLIIACPCALGLATPTAIMVSTGKGAEHGVLVRNAEALEKAYQVNTVLLDKTGTITKGEPAVTDFWTLPGQEAAQLLPVVAAVERQSEHPLAEAVVRHADAQGAASLTATGFRAVEGKGAAATVNGQAVLIGNRRLLADEGVSLSPTLITQAEQLLSQAKTVLYIAVAGQAVGLVGVADTVRDTSAAAIRKLQALGIEVVMMTGDNPETAAQVAGQVGITRYFAEVLPQDKAGKVKELQGEGRTVAMVGDGINDAPALAQADIGLAIGSGTDVAMEAAGITLMRSDLNGVVTAIELSRQTIRTIKQNLFFAFIYNTLGIPVAAGLLYPFFGILLSPMLAAGAMALSSVSVLTNSLRLRSFDNH from the coding sequence ATGGAACCTGCCACTAAAACCGAAACCCTCGACATCGAAGGCATGACCTGCGCCTCGTGCGCGTCCTTCGTCGAGAAGTCGCTCAGCCGCACGCCCGGCGTGCAGCGGGCGATGGTCAACTTTGCCACCGAGAAGGCCACCGTGGACTACGTGCCCACCCAGGCCTCTCCGGCTACGCTGAAGGAAGCCGTTATCAACGCCGGCTACGGCGTGGTGGAGCGCGCCCCCGATACCAGCGCCGCCGAGCGCAGCGCCGAAATCGATTGCCAGAAAGCCCTGGCTTACCAGAAGCTCAAGCGCCGCTTCTGGGTGGCCGTGGGGCTGGCCGTCATCATCATGCCGCTGAGCATGCTCATGCTCTGGCCGGCGATGATGGCGCGCGTCAACATGCAGTGGCTCAACTATTCCCTGCTGCTGCTCACGCTGCCCGTGCTGCTCTACAGCGGGCGCGAGTTCTACGTGTCGGCCTGGAACGGCTTCAAGCACCGGGCCGCCAACATGGATACGCTGATTGCCGTGGGCACCGGCGCGGCGTTTCTGTATAGCCTGGCGGCGACGGTGGTGCCTGGCTTCTTCACCAGCCGGGGCCTGATGCCCGAGGTGTACTACGACACGACGGCCACCATCATTGCCCTGATTCTGCTGGGCAAGGTGCTGGAGCTGCGGGCCAAGACCCAGACCTCGGCCGCCATGCGCAGCCTCATCGGCCTGCAAGCCAAAACCGCCTGCGTGGTGCGCCCCGATGGCGCGGAGGTCGACGTGCCCATCGAGCAGGTGCAGCTGGGCGACCTGGTGGTGGTGCGGCCCGGCGAGAAGGTGGCCACCGATGGCCTCATCACCGAAGGCAGCTCGGCCCTGGACGAGGCCATGCTCACGGGCGAGAGCCTGCCGGTGCAGAAGCAGGTGGGCGACCCCGTGTTCGGGGCCACGCTCAACAAAACCGGCTCCTTCCGTTTTCGCGTGACCAAAGTAGGGGCCGATACCATGCTCTCGCAGATTGTGAAGCTGGTGGAAGATGCCCAGGGCAGCCGCGCCCCCATTCAGCGACTGGCCGATAAGGTCAGCGCCATCTTCGTGCCCACGGTGGTGGTCATTGCCATTCTCACGTTCGTTATCTGGTTTGATTTGGCCCCGGCGGGCACGCGCCTGCCGCTGGCGCTGGTCAACTTCGTGGCCGTGCTCATCATTGCCTGCCCCTGCGCGCTGGGGCTCGCCACGCCCACGGCCATCATGGTCAGCACCGGCAAGGGGGCGGAGCATGGCGTGCTGGTGCGCAACGCCGAGGCGCTGGAAAAAGCCTACCAGGTAAACACCGTGCTACTCGACAAAACCGGCACCATTACCAAGGGCGAGCCCGCCGTGACGGACTTCTGGACGCTGCCCGGCCAGGAGGCCGCCCAGCTGCTGCCGGTGGTGGCCGCCGTGGAGCGCCAGAGCGAGCACCCACTGGCCGAGGCCGTGGTGCGCCACGCCGACGCCCAGGGTGCCGCCAGCCTGACCGCCACCGGCTTCCGGGCCGTGGAGGGCAAAGGGGCCGCCGCCACCGTAAACGGCCAGGCCGTGCTGATTGGCAACCGCCGCCTGCTGGCCGACGAGGGCGTAAGCCTCTCCCCTACCCTGATAACCCAGGCCGAGCAGTTGCTGAGCCAGGCCAAAACCGTGCTCTACATTGCCGTGGCGGGCCAGGCCGTGGGCTTGGTGGGCGTGGCCGATACCGTGCGCGACACCTCGGCTGCCGCCATTAGGAAGCTCCAAGCGCTGGGCATCGAGGTGGTGATGATGACCGGCGACAACCCCGAAACGGCGGCCCAGGTGGCCGGCCAGGTCGGCATCACGCGCTACTTCGCCGAGGTGCTGCCCCAGGACAAGGCCGGCAAGGTGAAGGAGCTGCAGGGCGAGGGCCGCACCGTGGCCATGGTCGGCGACGGCATCAACGACGCGCCGGCGCTGGCCCAGGCCGACATCGGGCTGGCCATCGGCTCGGGTACCGACGTGGCCATGGAAGCGGCCGGTATTACGCTCATGCGCTCCGACCTGAACGGCGTGGTGACGGCCATCGAGCTGAGCCGCCAGACCATCCGCACCATCAAGCAGAACCTGTTTTTCGCCTTCATCTACAACACGCTCGGCATTCCCGTGGCGGCCGGGCTGCTCTACCCCTTCTTCGGCATCCTGCTCTCGCCCATGCTCGCGGCCGGGGCCATGGCCCTCAGCTCGGTATCGGTGCTGACCAACTCGCTGCGCCTGCGCAGCTTCGACAATCATTAA
- a CDS encoding trypsin-like peptidase domain-containing protein encodes MASTPTSPSLLQEVKTQPLSIATAAILKSTIQFFYTHKGRIAACGSGVLLTLDGRYFVVTAAHVIAGKYYETFVILPPHEVTLAGELRITSLPASGKRKDDKIDLAALELTDESQLARLQEAYHFLTLSELSTSPRHLTDVYLSVGFPAAKTRSFDGQVKSAPYPLQTQLTGEFDYARSGLHPAIHLVLDFTGDVLSATNPQPHKRPKMEGISGSGLWDTGNYLLHDPALEKKLVGIVTEELTLNRKKYLLVTRTTVLLEFLRQSFGLQIPVSTTVKVNLGSARWRYAEWQAKQAAKDGGTAV; translated from the coding sequence ATGGCCTCTACGCCTACCTCTCCTTCGCTTTTACAAGAAGTCAAAACTCAACCTCTCAGTATTGCTACCGCAGCAATCCTCAAATCGACCATCCAGTTCTTTTACACGCACAAGGGCCGCATCGCCGCCTGCGGCAGCGGGGTGTTACTAACCTTGGATGGTCGGTATTTTGTGGTGACGGCGGCACACGTTATTGCCGGCAAGTATTACGAGACGTTCGTGATTCTGCCCCCGCACGAAGTCACCCTGGCCGGTGAGCTGCGCATTACCTCATTGCCTGCCTCTGGCAAACGGAAGGACGACAAAATAGACCTAGCTGCGTTGGAGCTGACCGACGAATCCCAACTTGCCCGCCTGCAGGAAGCCTACCACTTCCTAACCCTTTCGGAACTCTCCACGAGTCCCAGGCACCTGACGGATGTTTACCTGTCCGTTGGCTTTCCAGCGGCGAAGACCAGGTCTTTTGATGGCCAAGTGAAATCAGCACCGTACCCGCTGCAGACCCAATTAACAGGTGAATTTGATTATGCCCGGTCTGGGCTCCACCCGGCTATTCACCTCGTGCTCGACTTTACGGGCGACGTGCTGTCGGCCACCAATCCCCAGCCGCACAAGCGCCCCAAAATGGAAGGCATCAGCGGCAGCGGCCTCTGGGATACGGGCAACTATCTGCTGCACGACCCTGCCCTGGAAAAGAAGCTGGTGGGCATCGTAACCGAAGAGTTGACGCTCAACCGAAAGAAGTACCTGCTTGTGACCCGAACCACCGTGCTGCTGGAGTTTTTACGCCAGAGCTTCGGCTTGCAAATTCCCGTTTCCACGACCGTTAAGGTAAACTTGGGGTCTGCCCGGTGGCGCTACGCTGAATGGCAGGCAAAACAGGCTGCCAAGGATGGTGGTACGGCGGTATAG
- a CDS encoding heavy metal-binding domain-containing protein codes for MNRFLVPLLAAASIFTVASCSSDSSSSSATNTVTTPTGTAPDSTAAHAGGHTYACPMHPEVTSTKPGEKCPKCGMELVHNDQVSNGKSYQIQFEPKPMQLVAGQPATLTYTPQEVGNEKAPVPLAVVHEKKIHLIIVRKDLSVFDHEHPEFTADGNYKVPFTFPKGGEYVLFQDYTPDGSGHQLGRQVVSVQGPKYTPVKFSKDQLQWSKNGYQATLAFDKELKVGQLLGMKISLSKNGQPVTDLDKYLGALGHVVVISEDTERYLHVHPNDQADKGPVIGFNTNFEKPGLYRVFLQFNHGGQIHTGDFTINVKA; via the coding sequence ATGAACCGCTTTCTTGTTCCGCTGCTGGCCGCTGCCAGCATTTTCACCGTTGCCAGCTGCTCCTCGGATTCGTCCAGCAGCAGCGCCACCAACACCGTTACCACGCCCACCGGCACCGCGCCCGACAGCACGGCCGCGCACGCCGGAGGCCACACCTACGCCTGCCCCATGCACCCGGAGGTGACCAGCACCAAGCCCGGCGAGAAGTGCCCCAAGTGCGGCATGGAGCTGGTCCACAACGACCAGGTGAGCAACGGCAAAAGCTACCAGATACAGTTCGAGCCGAAGCCCATGCAGCTGGTGGCCGGCCAGCCCGCCACGCTGACCTATACCCCGCAGGAAGTCGGCAACGAGAAAGCACCGGTGCCGCTGGCGGTGGTGCACGAGAAGAAAATCCACCTCATCATCGTCCGCAAAGACCTGTCGGTGTTCGACCATGAGCACCCCGAGTTCACGGCTGATGGCAACTACAAAGTACCGTTTACCTTCCCCAAGGGCGGTGAGTACGTGCTGTTTCAGGACTACACGCCCGACGGCAGCGGCCACCAGCTCGGCCGCCAGGTGGTGAGCGTGCAGGGCCCCAAGTACACGCCCGTCAAGTTCAGCAAAGACCAGCTGCAGTGGAGCAAGAATGGCTATCAGGCTACCCTCGCATTTGACAAAGAGCTGAAAGTTGGCCAGCTGCTGGGCATGAAAATCAGCCTGAGCAAGAATGGGCAGCCGGTGACGGACCTGGATAAGTACCTCGGGGCGCTGGGCCACGTGGTGGTCATCAGCGAAGACACCGAGCGCTACCTGCACGTGCACCCCAACGACCAGGCCGACAAGGGCCCGGTCATCGGCTTCAACACCAACTTCGAAAAGCCCGGCCTGTACCGCGTTTTCCTGCAATTCAACCACGGCGGGCAGATTCACACCGGCGACTTCACCATCAACGTGAAGGCCTAG
- a CDS encoding DUF305 domain-containing protein has translation MKKSAFILAALCSGTLLLGSCNADKSADSTATETTSATADTTAAGGDMAGMDHSTMADGAAGASPLMASMNDMMAKMDAMKMKGNTDHDFAHMMLEHHKGAVAMADIELRDGKDATMRQMAEKIKADQQKEIGEMEPIAERLDSAPTNYKPQDPADPFTAQMKASMDGMMKNMPQMVADPDMNFNMLMTVHHQSAVDMAKAELAHGKDSKLKEMAQMMIDAQQKEIQQFKDWHTKNEGKMKTSAAVYECPMGCEGSRSNKPGKCPTCEMDLVKKA, from the coding sequence ATGAAAAAGTCTGCATTTATCCTCGCCGCCCTCTGTTCGGGCACCCTGCTGCTGGGCAGCTGCAACGCCGACAAATCGGCCGACTCCACGGCTACTGAGACGACCTCGGCCACGGCCGACACCACCGCTGCGGGCGGCGACATGGCCGGCATGGACCATTCGACAATGGCGGACGGTGCCGCCGGCGCTTCGCCCCTGATGGCCTCCATGAACGACATGATGGCTAAGATGGACGCCATGAAAATGAAGGGCAACACCGACCACGACTTTGCCCACATGATGCTGGAGCACCACAAGGGCGCGGTGGCCATGGCCGACATCGAGCTGCGCGACGGCAAGGATGCCACCATGCGCCAGATGGCCGAAAAAATCAAGGCCGACCAGCAGAAGGAAATCGGCGAAATGGAGCCTATTGCCGAGCGCCTCGACTCGGCCCCGACCAACTACAAGCCCCAGGACCCGGCCGACCCCTTCACCGCCCAGATGAAGGCCTCGATGGACGGGATGATGAAAAACATGCCCCAGATGGTGGCGGACCCCGACATGAACTTCAACATGCTCATGACGGTGCACCACCAGAGCGCCGTGGACATGGCCAAAGCCGAGCTGGCCCACGGCAAGGACAGCAAGCTCAAGGAGATGGCGCAAATGATGATTGACGCCCAGCAGAAGGAAATCCAGCAGTTCAAGGACTGGCACACCAAGAACGAGGGCAAGATGAAGACCTCGGCCGCCGTGTACGAGTGCCCGATGGGCTGCGAAGGCAGCCGCAGCAACAAGCCCGGCAAGTGCCCCACCTGCGAGATGGATTTGGTCAAAAAAGCCTAA
- a CDS encoding heavy metal-binding domain-containing protein has product MLRTLFAALALLAAAPLAHAQHAEIAAGETHAHVAPHGGVVRSASPYHLELVAQPTELAFYLLGAKMSAVPNKGMSGSVLVQLTTNATVTVPLALAGDDHLTAKLPAGAKVRTAIVTLNTADGKALTVRFDKLDEAHGHKAVGAAFACPMHPEVAATAPGKCPKCGMALVKKS; this is encoded by the coding sequence ATGCTTCGCACCCTCTTCGCCGCGCTGGCTTTGCTGGCCGCCGCGCCCCTCGCCCACGCCCAGCACGCCGAAATAGCGGCGGGCGAAACCCACGCTCACGTAGCCCCCCACGGCGGCGTGGTGCGCTCGGCCAGCCCCTACCACCTGGAGCTGGTGGCCCAGCCCACCGAGTTGGCTTTTTACCTGCTGGGAGCCAAGATGAGTGCCGTGCCCAACAAGGGCATGAGCGGCTCGGTGCTGGTGCAGCTGACCACCAATGCCACCGTGACCGTGCCGCTGGCCCTGGCCGGCGACGACCACCTCACGGCCAAGCTGCCCGCCGGGGCCAAGGTGCGCACGGCCATCGTGACGCTGAACACGGCCGATGGCAAAGCCCTGACCGTGCGCTTCGACAAGCTGGACGAGGCCCACGGCCACAAAGCCGTGGGCGCGGCTTTCGCCTGCCCCATGCACCCCGAAGTGGCCGCCACCGCGCCGGGCAAATGCCCGAAGTGCGGCATGGCGCTGGTCAAAAAATCCTAG
- a CDS encoding TolC family protein, with the protein MNNLPIRQRRFRLLLLLLVLLAGPAGAQQVVVRLDSAEQQALRRHPRLRQSAEEIAEQRALKRGSFSPTNPDFLFSAPTGERWAPGVVQTIDFPTVYRRQAQAAQAGITLAERGLDVNRATVRRDVRQAYLSLQFAEAQVRQLTYQDSLFRALQVATDRLFKAGEVTALQRVSTEAEARQVRNQLDQAVVDQRSAQRRLGLLLGQPEANLTADADLRQTGPELARAGAELLGTLPQQDSAAVALSPTLAYYGQNVALSQSGISLVRARRTPALTLGYQNQAYENSLVKYRFQFGVSVPIWFWTYRAQLQAATARSKAAQAQLQVQRLDLGTQYQQALADTRKFAASLTYYEQTGLPQSRAIISQSQRLFKAGEISYLVLIQSLNQAFTIQNTYLTTIRDYRQAIVALNYLRGQ; encoded by the coding sequence ATGAACAATCTTCCCATTCGCCAGCGCCGGTTCAGGCTCTTGCTGCTCCTGCTGGTACTGCTGGCCGGACCGGCGGGGGCGCAGCAGGTCGTGGTGCGCCTCGACAGCGCCGAGCAGCAGGCCCTGCGCCGGCACCCGCGCCTGCGCCAGTCGGCTGAGGAAATCGCGGAGCAGCGCGCCCTGAAGCGTGGCAGCTTCTCGCCCACCAACCCGGACTTTCTGTTTTCCGCGCCCACGGGCGAGCGGTGGGCCCCGGGCGTGGTGCAAACCATTGATTTCCCCACGGTGTACCGCCGGCAGGCCCAGGCCGCGCAGGCCGGCATCACCCTGGCCGAGCGGGGCCTCGACGTGAACCGGGCCACCGTGCGGCGCGACGTGCGCCAAGCCTACCTGAGCCTGCAGTTTGCCGAGGCGCAGGTGCGCCAGCTCACTTATCAGGACAGCCTGTTTCGGGCGTTGCAAGTGGCCACCGACCGCCTGTTCAAGGCCGGCGAGGTAACGGCCTTGCAGCGGGTGAGCACCGAGGCCGAAGCCCGGCAGGTGCGCAATCAGCTCGACCAGGCCGTGGTGGACCAGCGTTCGGCGCAGCGCCGCCTAGGCCTGCTGCTCGGGCAGCCGGAAGCCAACCTCACCGCCGATGCCGACCTGCGCCAGACCGGCCCCGAGCTGGCCCGCGCCGGCGCGGAGCTGCTGGGCACGCTACCCCAGCAGGACAGCGCCGCCGTGGCCTTGAGCCCCACGCTGGCTTACTACGGCCAGAACGTGGCGCTGAGCCAGTCGGGCATCAGCCTGGTGCGGGCGCGGCGCACCCCGGCCCTGACGCTGGGCTATCAGAATCAGGCCTATGAGAACTCGCTGGTAAAGTACCGCTTTCAGTTCGGCGTGTCGGTGCCCATCTGGTTCTGGACCTACCGCGCGCAGCTGCAGGCGGCCACGGCGCGCAGCAAGGCCGCCCAGGCCCAGCTGCAGGTGCAGCGCCTCGACCTGGGCACCCAGTACCAGCAGGCCCTAGCCGACACGCGCAAGTTTGCCGCCTCGCTCACCTACTACGAGCAGACCGGCCTGCCCCAGTCGCGGGCCATCATCAGCCAGTCGCAGCGCCTGTTCAAGGCCGGCGAAATCAGCTACCTGGTGCTGATTCAGAGCCTGAACCAGGCCTTTACCATTCAGAATACCTACCTGACCACCATCCGCGACTACCGTCAGGCCATCGTTGCACTTAACTACCTGCGGGGACAATAA
- a CDS encoding efflux RND transporter periplasmic adaptor subunit yields the protein MKTTHKFLAATAALGLAFSVLLPPPAALWAHGGEDHGDAAHASSGVAMTDAVALPKESQFLFGVRTALAGYSDTYNRLTLYGTVASAAGGEGRVVVPQTGRIVSLAAKVGQPVRAGQVLAVIDQTLDATQQIGLSTERANAQAELRAAQQDYARLQTIADIAARKDVVAAELRLRQARQNAGILNGQASNRRVTITSPISGTVDVFTLAVGQQVTQGDELFRVLNPGKLRVEAQVFAQDLDKIPAGAQFQVEGLQGQAGSAPARLVVFSNVVNPVNQARQLVLELDPTGTNLFRAGQAVNVQVLGRSGGGKKQLVVPTSALTDLNGKPVVFVHTDPETFKIRYVQPGAANGAQTVLLAGDVNENDRVVSVGTYQLKSIYLNQ from the coding sequence ATGAAAACCACGCATAAGTTTCTCGCCGCTACGGCCGCCCTCGGGCTGGCCTTTTCCGTGCTGCTGCCCCCGCCCGCCGCGCTGTGGGCGCACGGTGGCGAAGACCACGGCGACGCGGCCCACGCTTCCAGCGGTGTGGCCATGACCGATGCCGTGGCGTTGCCCAAGGAAAGCCAGTTCCTGTTCGGGGTGCGCACGGCCCTGGCCGGCTACTCCGATACCTATAACCGGCTGACCCTCTACGGCACCGTGGCCTCAGCCGCCGGGGGCGAAGGCCGGGTGGTGGTACCCCAGACCGGGCGCATCGTGAGCCTCGCGGCCAAAGTAGGGCAGCCGGTGCGCGCCGGGCAGGTGCTGGCCGTCATCGACCAGACCCTGGACGCGACCCAGCAAATCGGCCTCAGCACCGAGCGGGCCAACGCCCAGGCCGAGCTGCGGGCGGCCCAGCAGGACTACGCCCGCCTGCAGACCATCGCCGACATCGCGGCCCGCAAGGACGTGGTGGCCGCCGAGCTGCGCCTGCGCCAGGCCCGCCAGAACGCGGGCATTCTTAACGGGCAGGCCAGCAACCGCCGCGTCACCATCACTTCGCCCATCAGCGGCACGGTGGACGTGTTCACCCTCGCGGTGGGCCAGCAGGTGACCCAGGGCGACGAGCTGTTTCGGGTGCTCAACCCCGGCAAGCTGCGGGTCGAAGCCCAGGTGTTCGCCCAGGACTTGGACAAGATTCCGGCCGGGGCCCAGTTTCAGGTGGAAGGCCTGCAGGGGCAGGCCGGCAGCGCCCCGGCCCGGCTGGTGGTGTTCAGCAACGTAGTGAACCCGGTGAACCAGGCCCGCCAGCTGGTGCTGGAACTCGACCCCACCGGTACCAACCTATTCCGCGCCGGCCAGGCCGTGAACGTGCAGGTGCTGGGCCGCAGCGGCGGCGGCAAAAAGCAGCTGGTGGTGCCCACTTCGGCGCTGACCGATTTGAACGGCAAGCCCGTGGTCTTCGTGCACACCGACCCCGAAACCTTCAAAATCCGCTACGTGCAGCCGGGTGCCGCTAACGGTGCGCAGACGGTGCTGCTGGCCGGCGACGTGAACGAAAACGACCGGGTGGTGAGCGTGGGCACCTACCAGCTCAAATCCATCTACTTGAACCAATAG